One genomic window of Polyangium aurulentum includes the following:
- a CDS encoding DUF6929 family protein, producing the protein MVKSRRDASLRARIVDIAPLTGVRAGSAVVFCDGRLLLIQDDAHEAVWVDPRSRALERIALEGSGERLPKPKKPDFEAAFVGPGRAVTILGSGSAASRRRAVCIHLDDGAVRHHDCGGIFDALTARLGASPNVEGAILAGDVLRLFHRGAGPIPSAVVDVPAAAIEGGEASILAFTLHDLGHAAGVPLHFTDAVTLGALSLYLAVAEDTPNAIDDGPIAGAAVGLIEGESARFAILEEPDGRPTARKVEGIAIDPSSGETWLVTDPDDPDRPAELCRLALEGFGETK; encoded by the coding sequence ATGGTGAAGTCCCGAAGGGACGCGTCTTTGCGCGCGCGGATCGTCGACATCGCGCCGCTGACCGGCGTGCGTGCCGGTTCGGCGGTCGTCTTTTGCGACGGCCGGCTGCTTTTGATCCAGGATGACGCCCACGAGGCGGTGTGGGTCGACCCGCGGAGCCGCGCGCTCGAGAGGATCGCCCTCGAGGGCTCCGGCGAGCGCTTGCCCAAGCCGAAGAAGCCCGATTTCGAGGCGGCGTTCGTGGGCCCCGGCCGCGCGGTCACGATTCTGGGCTCGGGCTCCGCGGCGTCGCGGCGTCGCGCGGTGTGCATCCACCTCGATGATGGAGCCGTGCGCCATCACGATTGCGGGGGCATCTTCGACGCCCTTACCGCGCGCCTCGGCGCGAGCCCGAATGTCGAGGGCGCCATCCTCGCTGGCGACGTCCTGCGCCTGTTTCACCGCGGCGCGGGGCCCATCCCGAGCGCGGTCGTCGACGTGCCGGCGGCGGCCATCGAAGGAGGCGAAGCCTCCATTCTCGCGTTCACCCTCCACGACCTCGGCCACGCGGCCGGCGTTCCGCTCCATTTCACCGATGCGGTCACCCTCGGCGCGCTCTCTCTCTACCTCGCGGTCGCCGAGGATACGCCCAATGCGATCGACGACGGCCCGATCGCCGGCGCCGCCGTGGGTCTGATCGAAGGCGAATCGGCGCGCTTTGCGATTCTCGAAGAGCCCGACGGGCGGCCCACCGCGCGCAAGGTCGAGGGGATCGCGATCGACCCCAGCTCGGGCGAGACCTGGCTCGTCACCGACCCTGACGATCCCGATCGGCCCGCGGAGCTGTGCAGGCTCGCGCTGGAAGGGTTTGGCGAGACGAAGTAG
- a CDS encoding mechanosensitive ion channel family protein — translation MFDKVPFTLLAAVPGVPPGWVIRYLPAWAYQVSVYGVAIWQWVALPVSFVLSLLAGRLLIMIVGRAAMPIAKRTKNTWDDDLLVALGKPASLLAGVGTFAAVVPAIALRKPADDVVHKIIDALALVGLFWAFFRILDLFADRLSARIAATRNIDPEERGGALSLVSTGSKTAKVVIVIFAVAVILGQLGVQVAGIIAGLGIGGIAVALAGQKTLENLFGFFTLGVDQPLHIGDFVKVDDFVGTVERVGLRSTRIRTLDRTIITLPNGRLADMRIENYTVRDRIRLYTRLGLLYSTKPSALRQILQDMRAYLAERPGIFKDAISVFFVELGDSALVVEIMVWLDTREAGDFPPWKEETLLGLMEIVEKNGSGFAFPTRTIHVDSMPAMPGAPPARAELPAAAPPS, via the coding sequence ATGTTCGACAAGGTTCCGTTCACCCTGCTCGCCGCTGTGCCCGGCGTGCCCCCGGGCTGGGTGATTCGCTATCTCCCCGCCTGGGCATACCAGGTCAGCGTGTACGGCGTCGCGATCTGGCAATGGGTCGCGCTCCCCGTCTCGTTCGTCCTGTCGCTCCTCGCCGGCCGCCTGCTCATCATGATCGTCGGGCGCGCGGCGATGCCCATTGCGAAGCGCACCAAGAATACCTGGGACGACGATCTGCTGGTCGCGCTGGGCAAGCCGGCCTCGCTGCTCGCGGGCGTGGGCACGTTCGCCGCGGTGGTCCCCGCCATCGCGCTGCGCAAGCCCGCGGACGACGTCGTGCACAAGATCATCGATGCGCTCGCGCTCGTGGGCCTGTTCTGGGCTTTCTTCCGCATCCTCGATCTCTTCGCCGATCGCCTCTCGGCGCGCATCGCGGCGACCCGCAACATCGACCCCGAGGAGCGCGGCGGCGCGCTGTCGCTCGTATCGACGGGCTCGAAGACGGCCAAGGTGGTGATCGTCATCTTCGCGGTCGCGGTGATTCTCGGGCAGCTCGGCGTGCAGGTCGCGGGCATCATTGCCGGCCTCGGGATCGGCGGTATCGCGGTCGCCCTCGCCGGCCAGAAGACGCTCGAGAACCTCTTCGGCTTCTTCACGCTCGGCGTCGACCAGCCGCTGCACATCGGCGATTTCGTCAAGGTCGATGACTTCGTGGGCACCGTCGAGCGGGTCGGCCTGCGCTCGACGCGCATCCGCACCCTCGACCGCACCATCATCACGCTGCCGAACGGGCGCCTCGCGGACATGCGCATCGAGAACTACACCGTGCGCGACCGGATTCGCCTCTATACTCGCCTCGGGCTCCTGTATTCGACGAAGCCCTCTGCGCTGCGCCAGATCCTCCAGGACATGCGCGCCTATCTCGCCGAGCGTCCGGGCATTTTCAAGGACGCCATCAGCGTCTTTTTCGTCGAGCTCGGTGACTCGGCGCTCGTCGTGGAGATCATGGTCTGGCTCGACACGCGCGAGGCGGGGGATTTCCCGCCCTGGAAGGAGGAGACGCTCCTCGGCCTGATGGAGATCGTGGAGAAGAACGGCTCGGGATTCGCTTTCCCCACCCGCACCATTCACGTCGATTCGATGCCCGCGATGCCCGGCGCTCCGCCCGCGCGTGCAGAGCTGCCCGCCGCCGCGCCCCCGTCCTGA
- a CDS encoding ammonia-forming cytochrome c nitrite reductase subunit c552, which yields MAKDAGAKEARQTAAETEGGGRRTVRLVAATAAISALAAAGVTALLVNVFERKQEARNPFYRVVEISDETEDPAIWGKNFPLQYDGYLRTVDQVRTRFGGSEAVPHTPTKADPRSIVAQSRLEEDPRLKTMWAGYAFAKDFREERGHAHMLDDQTFTERQQVVVQPGTCMHCHASVYLPYKRLGNGDLIKGFEAMNGMPYSEARKLVAHPVSCIDCHDPQTMQLRVTRPGFIEGIRSLEASRGVADYDVNRDASRQQMRSYVCGQCHVEYYFKGPEKRLVYPWAKGLKVENILDYYEEVKHKDWVHAETGAEVLKAQHPEFEMYNQGIHARSGVACADCHMPYKREGALKISDHHVRSPLLNINNACQTCHKWDEGEMRARVETIQERTFELRNIAMDALVQLIDDIEAARGAGKTDAELEAPRKLQRRAQFMLDFIEAENSMGFHAPQEAARILGKSIDASRQGQNALRAPAPPAAPPLESPPPAAK from the coding sequence ATGGCGAAGGACGCAGGGGCCAAGGAAGCGCGGCAAACGGCGGCGGAAACGGAAGGCGGGGGCCGGCGCACGGTGAGGCTCGTCGCGGCCACGGCCGCCATCTCGGCCCTTGCGGCGGCGGGGGTGACGGCGCTGCTCGTCAATGTCTTCGAGCGCAAGCAGGAGGCGCGCAACCCGTTTTACCGCGTCGTCGAGATCTCCGACGAGACCGAGGACCCGGCGATCTGGGGAAAGAACTTCCCGCTCCAATACGATGGCTATCTCCGGACGGTCGACCAGGTGCGCACGCGCTTCGGCGGCAGCGAGGCCGTGCCCCACACGCCCACGAAAGCCGACCCGCGCTCGATCGTCGCCCAGTCGCGCCTCGAGGAGGACCCGAGGCTGAAGACGATGTGGGCGGGCTACGCGTTCGCCAAGGATTTCCGCGAGGAGCGCGGACACGCCCACATGCTCGACGACCAGACGTTCACCGAGCGCCAGCAGGTCGTCGTCCAGCCTGGCACCTGCATGCATTGCCACGCGTCGGTTTACCTGCCGTACAAGCGGCTCGGCAATGGCGACCTCATCAAGGGCTTCGAGGCGATGAACGGCATGCCCTACAGCGAGGCGCGCAAGCTCGTCGCGCACCCCGTCTCCTGCATCGATTGCCACGACCCGCAGACCATGCAGCTCCGCGTCACGCGCCCCGGATTCATCGAGGGCATCCGCTCGCTCGAGGCCTCGCGCGGCGTCGCCGATTACGACGTCAACCGCGACGCGTCACGCCAGCAGATGCGCAGCTACGTCTGCGGCCAGTGCCACGTCGAGTACTACTTCAAGGGACCCGAAAAGCGGCTCGTCTACCCGTGGGCGAAGGGCCTGAAGGTGGAGAACATCCTCGATTACTACGAGGAGGTGAAGCACAAGGACTGGGTCCACGCCGAGACCGGGGCCGAGGTCCTGAAGGCGCAGCACCCGGAGTTCGAGATGTACAACCAGGGCATCCACGCGCGCTCGGGCGTGGCCTGCGCCGATTGCCACATGCCGTACAAGCGCGAGGGCGCGCTGAAGATCAGCGACCACCACGTCCGCAGCCCGCTGCTCAACATCAACAACGCTTGCCAGACGTGCCACAAGTGGGACGAGGGCGAGATGCGGGCGCGCGTCGAGACCATCCAGGAGCGCACGTTCGAGCTGCGCAACATCGCCATGGATGCGCTCGTGCAGCTCATCGACGATATCGAGGCCGCGCGCGGCGCCGGCAAGACCGACGCCGAGCTCGAGGCGCCGCGCAAGCTCCAGAGGCGCGCGCAGTTCATGCTCGATTTCATCGAGGCCGAGAACTCGATGGGCTTCCACGCCCCGCAGGAGGCCGCGCGCATCCTCGGCAAATCGATCGACGCCTCGCGCCAGGGGCAAAACGCCCTGCGCGCACCGGCCCCGCCCGCCGCGCCTCCGCTCGAATCACCCCCGCCCGCCGCGAAATAG
- a CDS encoding SPW repeat domain-containing protein — protein MAQAIPTDFVKDLMPKIEENVSPGMVVSKLRSVADSLEIPSKPLFGLLPIKRIIPMDVHSVADYADGFLTVGAGLFGNTSEAKLAGLVLGVSTVSVSLMTDYRLSLMNVIPIEVHEVIDYVWGASCIAAPFVLGYYKKDPIVAAAHIATGVLTIISSLFTDYRAAKGTGRSKMESASMMGATVQPGLSHHVDY, from the coding sequence ATGGCACAGGCAATTCCTACGGACTTCGTCAAGGACCTCATGCCCAAGATCGAGGAGAACGTCTCGCCGGGAATGGTGGTCTCGAAGCTCCGCAGCGTCGCCGACTCCCTCGAGATTCCGTCGAAGCCGCTCTTCGGCCTCCTGCCCATCAAGCGGATCATCCCGATGGACGTCCACTCGGTCGCCGACTACGCGGACGGCTTCCTCACGGTGGGGGCCGGGCTCTTCGGTAACACGTCCGAGGCGAAGCTCGCCGGCCTCGTGCTTGGCGTGTCGACCGTGTCGGTCTCGCTCATGACCGATTACCGGCTGAGCCTGATGAACGTGATCCCGATCGAGGTGCACGAGGTGATCGACTACGTCTGGGGCGCGTCGTGCATCGCAGCGCCGTTCGTGCTCGGCTATTACAAGAAGGACCCGATCGTCGCGGCCGCGCACATCGCCACGGGCGTGCTGACCATCATCTCCTCGCTCTTCACCGATTACCGCGCCGCCAAGGGCACGGGCCGGAGCAAGATGGAGTCGGCGTCCATGATGGGCGCCACCGTGCAGCCGGGCCTGTCGCACCACGTCGACTACTAG
- a CDS encoding alpha/beta fold hydrolase: MSESEPVTVRTEDGWVLRGEAIAAGDGRGVAVLGHAMMASRRTLDRPRGKGLASALAAEGLGVVMFDLRGHGESGPSARDGGAYTYDDFVLRDIPALVAFARERFGGQRVALVGHSLAAHAGLALAGVFPERGPDAMVSIAGNIWLPSLESSRLRGAAKAAFLRGWLAVTERWGHFDPRPLRMGTDAVALPYVRQFWQMWSEDRFGSIDGGTDYLTALGRVKIPVFSVASEGDRLLAHPESVARFMDLVGSARKASRVVRHGELGEKAPDHMGLVTRTSSAPVWGQIARWLREELGR; the protein is encoded by the coding sequence ATGAGCGAGAGCGAGCCTGTCACGGTGCGTACGGAGGACGGGTGGGTGCTCCGGGGCGAGGCGATCGCCGCGGGCGACGGCCGAGGTGTGGCTGTGCTCGGTCACGCGATGATGGCGAGCCGGCGGACGCTGGATCGGCCGCGCGGAAAGGGGCTCGCGAGCGCGCTCGCGGCCGAGGGGCTCGGGGTCGTGATGTTCGACCTGCGAGGTCACGGCGAGAGCGGGCCGAGCGCGCGCGACGGAGGAGCGTACACGTACGATGATTTCGTGCTCCGCGACATCCCGGCCCTCGTGGCGTTCGCCCGGGAGCGGTTCGGGGGGCAGCGGGTGGCGCTCGTGGGGCATAGCCTCGCAGCGCACGCGGGGCTCGCATTGGCGGGAGTTTTTCCCGAGCGGGGTCCCGACGCAATGGTGTCGATCGCGGGAAACATCTGGCTGCCTTCGCTCGAGAGCAGCCGGCTACGGGGGGCGGCGAAGGCGGCTTTCTTGCGCGGCTGGCTCGCCGTGACCGAGCGCTGGGGCCATTTCGACCCTCGCCCGCTCCGGATGGGCACCGACGCGGTGGCGCTGCCGTACGTGCGACAATTCTGGCAGATGTGGTCCGAGGATCGCTTTGGCAGCATCGACGGCGGGACCGACTACCTGACCGCGCTCGGGCGCGTGAAGATCCCCGTCTTTTCCGTGGCGAGCGAGGGCGATCGGCTGCTCGCGCACCCGGAGTCGGTCGCGCGGTTCATGGACCTCGTCGGGAGCGCGAGAAAGGCGTCGCGCGTGGTGCGGCATGGCGAGCTGGGCGAAAAGGCTCCCGATCACATGGGGCTCGTGACGCGGACGAGCTCGGCGCCCGTGTGGGGCCAGATCGCGCGATGGCTGCGGGAGGAGCTCGGCCGATAG
- the nrfH gene encoding cytochrome c nitrite reductase small subunit produces the protein MRRRTVEAVALGVLIGVAAGVGGYTFAYAKGYSYLMNDPAACANCHVMSEQFSGWTASSHRAVATCNDCHAPSGFLAKYANKASNGFWHSFAFTSGRFHDPIQIKPHNLEITERACRKCHADLAVAIEGPSEDERNATSCVKCHRSVGHLH, from the coding sequence ATGCGAAGGCGAACGGTAGAGGCCGTGGCTCTGGGCGTGTTGATCGGTGTCGCAGCCGGCGTCGGCGGCTACACGTTCGCTTATGCCAAGGGCTACTCGTATCTGATGAACGACCCCGCCGCGTGCGCCAATTGCCACGTGATGTCGGAGCAATTCAGCGGCTGGACGGCCTCGAGCCACCGCGCCGTCGCCACCTGCAACGACTGTCACGCGCCGAGCGGCTTTCTCGCCAAGTACGCGAACAAGGCGTCGAACGGCTTCTGGCATTCATTCGCCTTCACGTCGGGTCGATTCCACGACCCCATCCAGATCAAACCGCACAACCTGGAAATCACCGAACGCGCCTGCCGCAAGTGCCACGCAGACCTCGCGGTCGCCATCGAAGGCCCGAGCGAGGACGAACGGAACGCGACCTCCTGCGTGAAGTGCCACCGTTCCGTCGGACACTTGCACTAG
- a CDS encoding 4-hydroxyphenylacetate 3-hydroxylase family protein gives MSATPGPAIRPLNGKEYLETLRDGREIWIHGERIDDVTAHPAFRNAARMMARLYDALHDPSRKALLTAQADTALRGPAHRYFLVPRSAQDLVGARDAIAEWARITYGWMGQSPDGGANLLAALGAAPEVYEPYHDNARRWYREGCERTLFFHNAISDLPTRREEGSQEVPIRVEEETGSGLIVSGAKVVATCSALSHYGLIVHRGLRPSRGEEFSLSFVAPMSAQGIKLMCRPTSAMMTKHLGSPFDHPLTSRLDESDAIMIFDRALIPWENVLVHGDAGGVRASYQRAALTARASFQSSTRLSVKLEFVAGLLLRTVEAAGTGDLREVQAALGEVLSYRNLFWGLTEAQARAPIPWTGNAVLPNPDHGLSFRIFSTLAHPRLRELIERTVGNGHVYLAAQAVDFMNPETRAYLERFVRGSNGHTALDRVKLTKLLWDAVGSEGLPRLETQSADGMRVDVLSAAASNGLVDHCKAFAERCLGEYDLEGWKVPDLVTPEEALTPSRRRLW, from the coding sequence ATGAGCGCAACCCCCGGCCCCGCGATCCGTCCCTTGAACGGCAAGGAGTACCTCGAGACCTTGCGGGACGGGCGCGAGATCTGGATCCACGGCGAGCGGATCGACGACGTCACCGCGCACCCGGCGTTCCGCAACGCGGCACGCATGATGGCGCGGCTCTACGACGCGCTGCACGATCCCTCCCGCAAGGCCCTGCTCACCGCACAGGCAGACACGGCGCTCAGGGGCCCCGCGCACCGATACTTTCTCGTGCCGCGCAGCGCCCAGGATCTCGTGGGCGCGCGCGACGCGATCGCGGAGTGGGCGCGAATCACGTACGGCTGGATGGGCCAGAGCCCCGACGGGGGCGCGAACCTGCTCGCCGCGCTCGGGGCCGCGCCCGAGGTTTACGAGCCCTATCACGACAACGCGCGCCGCTGGTATCGCGAGGGCTGCGAGCGCACGCTCTTCTTCCATAACGCGATCTCCGATTTGCCGACGCGCCGCGAGGAAGGCTCGCAGGAGGTGCCCATACGCGTCGAGGAGGAGACGGGCTCGGGGCTCATCGTGAGCGGCGCCAAGGTGGTCGCGACGTGCTCGGCGCTCTCCCATTACGGTCTCATCGTGCACCGCGGCCTTCGGCCCTCGCGCGGCGAGGAGTTCTCGCTCTCCTTCGTCGCGCCCATGAGCGCCCAGGGAATCAAGCTCATGTGCCGGCCGACCTCGGCGATGATGACCAAGCACCTCGGCAGCCCATTCGATCATCCGCTGACGAGCCGGCTCGACGAGAGCGACGCGATCATGATCTTCGACCGCGCGCTCATCCCCTGGGAGAACGTGCTCGTTCACGGCGACGCGGGCGGCGTGCGCGCATCGTACCAGCGGGCGGCGCTCACGGCGCGCGCGAGCTTTCAGAGCAGCACGCGGCTCAGCGTGAAGCTCGAGTTCGTCGCGGGGCTCCTTTTGCGGACCGTCGAGGCGGCGGGCACGGGCGACCTGCGCGAGGTACAGGCCGCGCTCGGCGAGGTGCTCTCGTACCGCAACCTGTTCTGGGGCCTGACCGAGGCGCAGGCGCGGGCGCCGATCCCCTGGACGGGCAATGCTGTCCTGCCAAACCCGGACCATGGTTTGTCTTTCCGCATCTTCTCGACGCTCGCCCACCCGCGGCTGCGCGAGCTCATCGAGCGGACGGTGGGCAACGGGCACGTGTATCTGGCGGCGCAGGCCGTCGATTTCATGAACCCCGAGACGCGGGCCTACCTCGAGCGATTCGTGCGCGGGTCGAACGGTCATACCGCGCTCGACCGGGTCAAGCTCACGAAGCTGCTCTGGGACGCGGTCGGCAGCGAGGGCCTGCCGCGGCTCGAGACGCAGTCGGCGGACGGGATGCGCGTCGACGTGCTCTCCGCCGCGGCATCGAACGGGCTCGTCGACCATTGCAAGGCCTTCGCGGAGCGCTGCCTCGGCGAGTACGATCTCGAGGGATGGAAGGTGCCGGACCTCGTGACCCCGGAGGAGGCCCTCACGCCGTCACGACGGCGGCTGTGGTGA